The DNA window ACGTAATTGATGAAGCATTTAAGTGTTGAGTCATGGCTTTAATTTCAATCAATTTACAAAAAATTCTGGTGGAGATGCTACACAAAGTTTATGAACTCAAAAGTTAATAGACAGATGTACACAAAGTCAGACTaaattaacagtttttaaatcctTTTGCAGTCAATGACCTCTTGTAGTTGTGGATCCGTAGATACTAGAAGATGCTTCTATAGCTTCCTTGGTGATGCAGAAGCATCTTGTTTTCACGTCTTTCTGCATTTAGTCTGGTCTGTAGAAAGTGGAATGCTGTTCAGTCAGATTGAAAACAGGTGATTGCCTCAGTTGTCCAGTATACTCCACTTGGAGAAGCTCCTCAGTTACTGTGCCTGTATTTTTAGGGTTATTTTAGTGTCGAGTACGCAGAGCACCCCCATATGCATCTACATTCATGTCTTTTTTATACAGTTTGTAAAATTATCCAGCAAGGGTTAAAGGACAAACAACTGAACTAGAGTCATAAAGAAATCTAGTATTGTGTTTATTGATGCTGACATATGCTGCTCCAGTTGCAGATGGTGTAGCATATAGATACAGAATGTATCGTATTACGTTTGAACCTTTGTAATTGAGCAACTATGTGTTCAAAGGTATATGAAGgccagaaaatgtattaatGTCGAAATGCCATCTGGCCCGCTTGTATTTATGGTGTCAGAACATCATGTGCCATTCACTaattttttgttctcttcagtTGGGACAGAAGCAGAAGGAGCTGGACCGACTACAGAAGCAGAACAACCTTTTAAAGGAGCAACTGGAAGATGCGCTCGGGAGAGAACAAAGTGCCAGAGAGGGTTATGTACTGCAGGTACCACACTCACCATGACCAGACACCATGTACAAATAGCATCGCAATGTGAATTTTGACAAAGACAGAATGTTGTTAAGGTTTGCAGGATACAGTTGTATATGTGTATTGTTCAAAGACGTACATTCTACAAACCTTTACCACAGTACTATGAACATTTTCCATATGCAGTCTACTGGTTCATGACAGATCAGATGTATTTACAGCTACTGTAACATGTAAAAAAATCTACTAACAGGTGTGGGTGCTTATTCTCTGAAACTGATATGCATGGTTGTGGTGTTCTTAGCATGAGTTTTCACTAACTTTTTTGACGGAGTTTCACATCTCCTGGGAAAATAAGTGATTTGATCAGATATGCTCAAGGTAAGACACTTGATCAAGAAGCCTTGCGCTgtgctttttctctctgttcatgtgtgtgttctttCCCCGCTTGATTTCCGCATGCTTTGTGTTTCTGAACTGCATGCTTTAACTAATTGCTTTATTTACGTTGTCCACTTTAAAGCCATACATTAAAATTCCAATACATTGGTTCTGTTTTTTAGTTTCTGAATCACTATTGTAGTGACCcattgtttttttggttgttattttgtgtctgggGGTGGGGATGAATTCATCTTTCAGTCTCCTAGTGTCCTCTGAAAAAGCACAGTGGAAGCTTGCgggaaaaaaaattgataaCAAGAAAGGAGAAAACTTATTTTCCCGGTAGCCTCCGAGATGTGGTTCTCCGTGTTTGGTAAGGGAGGTAAAGTCATGTCATTAATGAAACCGTCTCATCAATCTTTTTCAAGAGTGCAACACCCCCTTCCTCCTCACCGCGCAAAGTGCCATGGCAACACTTGCACGAGCTTAATCAAGACTTACAGGGCGAACTGGAGTCCCAAAAGCGGAAGCAAGACATCGCTCAACAGCAGATCCGGTCATTAAAGAGAAGTTACACTGAAGCCCAGGATGCTGTAGACCGGCATGAGAATGATATTCAGGCACTGCAGGCTAAACTTGCATCTGCAATGGCTGAAATCTTAGCTAGTGAACAGGCTGTGGCCCGAATGCGGAATGAGCTCAAGCTAGAGCAGGAGCGCTCAAAAGAACAGGAAGTGGAATACAGCCATGGTGAGGCCACCTTACGAAGCCAGCTGAAGGACAGCGAAGATAGACTCCGTGAAGTCGAGGCCAACCTCCTAGAGAGAAACCAGGCCCTTCGGCACTtagagcagcagcaggccctGCAAAGAGACCACATGAGGGAGATACAGAGGTTGCAGGAGAAGCTGCAAGAGGTGACTGCTCGACTAAATGCTACAGAAGAGGGTCAGGCACTGAAGGAGGAGCGCCTGAGGAAGGAACAGAGCAGCATGCAAGAAAGTtatgagagggagagacagaatcTGTGTCGAAGATTAGCTGAGACTGAAACTGCACAGAAGGAAACAGAGGACAGGCTGTTGGAGGCTGAGCAGCAGGTGGAGGCCTTGTTAAGAGGAAGGCGAGCTTCAGGAGGTAAAGAATGCAGAGAGGAAATGCTGAAGTTGCAAGAGCAGCTGGCCCAAAAGACCAACTTGGTTGAGTCGCTGAGGGAAAGTGTGCGCAGGCTGGAGGAAGAAAAAGGCCATCTCACATGCCGCTGTCAGGAGCTTCTCAACCAGATCGCAGAAGCCGACCGTGAGGTGAACAAGCTCCGCAATCGCCTGGAAACAGAAGAAGCTGATTACAGCACCCTGGAGCACTCTTATGAGAGGGCTACTCAGGAGTTTCAGAAGATGAGCCAGTTCctcagagaaaaagaagaagagatcCGGCAGACAAAGGAGATGTATGAGAGGCTGGTGGAACGCAAGGAAGAGGATCTAAAGGAGGCACTTATAAAAATGACTGCACTTGGCAACAGCTTAGAGGAAACGGAGCAGAAGCTGCAAGCTAAGGAGGACCTTCTTTGTCAAATGAGTCAAAGCCTCTTAGATAAGGTTGAGCCTTGTACTGCTGAGAAGGAGCTGAAAGCCAAACTGGTGGTTGCAGAAGACCGCATTGCAGAGTTAGAACAGCACCTCAACGCCCTGCAGCTGGGATATGCTGATCTGCGCATGGAAAGGCAGCAAATTCCAGAACAAACCAAGAAGGGAAGAGTTAAAACATCATTCTCCCTGTCATCAACCACAAAGCAATCCCTTTCTATTGACAATACAGCCAAGACAGAGAGCTCCCCAGATGATAAGGAGTCTCAAGCTAAGAGACCAAGGATCCGTTTCTCCAACATTCAGTGCCAAAAATACATCAGTCTCGAGGGCCTGGACTCTAGCCAGGTGAGCAGTAGCTTTGTGGATGCAGGGCAGAAAGATAAGCAGGACACAAATGAGGACATTGAAGGAAACCCCCCCTCAGATATGTCATTCACACACTCTAGTGACCCAGAGAAGTTTATCTCCATCATACACGCCCTAGAGACTAAACTGCTAGCTACTGAGGATAAGCTAAGAAACCTCACACAGAATCTAGAGGTGCAAAGATCCAACCAAGCAGAGGATATCTCTGAGATTGATCTGAAAATGACAGATAAGACAGAGAGTAGTGATGGAAGTGGGATACAGAGTAGTTCTGCCATTAAGCATTATACAGAGGCCCTGGTATGTGTGGAAAATAGTCGAGAGAAAGTAAGGACTATTCTCAGTGGCTCTCATGAGACCACTGATTCACAGCTGCACTCGTTGTCAGAGATAGAGAATGATTTGTTCAACGCATCGCTGCACATTCGTCAAGGGCAAAAGACATTGGAGGAGCAATCAACAGCTGTCCAACAGAATCAAACCCCAGAGACCACAGATAAAGATGCAACGCATCTCTTTGCCAAAACCTTGTCTTTTGAGGCGGTAGTGTTGAACAAGATGGCTTTGTTGATACAAACCTCAAAGTCTGACCTCCTACAAGCTCTTGCAGAGATATGGGAAGGCATAGAGCATATCAAAAGGAGCGACAAAGATTGTTTGGCTATAGTTTACGCCGATGTCTTGACCAGAAAGTTGATATTAGAAAGTGCGTTCTGGAAAGAACTGGAGAAAGCTGAGACAGATGTTGCTAAATCCAAAGAGGGAAGTGTAGTAGCTGATGTAGATGTCGATGCCTCGCTTGTTTTTAACACCGTCATTAAAGCTGAACTAGTCTACTCGATTCAAAATCTTAAAGTTTGCTATGAAGAGAAATTCAAAATACTGAAAAGGGAGTTGACTGAAGCGCACAGTAACCTGCATCAAAGGGAAGTGGCTCTGAAAGCAATCATTGAAGCTTCCAAAAGCCCTGATCTAAAAGCTGTAataaaagaagtgaaaaataacTTTGGGTTCAGTAAACAAAAGCTGGCTGACATCCGTCCCCCTGAACTTGCCCCCTACATGGAGCAGATCGAAACGGAAGAAGCTAGAAACTTGGCTGAGGAGATCGTAGACAGACAGTTGGCTGCAGAAATGCCATCTTGTGGTGTTGACTCTGTTCAGTCGCTGCAGAATGCTCATGAGAATCTGGCCAATGAGCTTCAGAGACAAGCAGCAATCCTCCATCAGTACGCTCAAGAGATAGAAAGTGGCGGAAACCATCCTGGATTGTCGAAAATGATCCACGCTCTGTTAGGGCACCAAACTTCTCAAAACCTCACCAGTACCTCTCTTTGTATGCGTGAAGCTCTTATCCAGGCTCAGGTGGCGTATGTGGCGTGCAGGCTGAGGGCGATGTATGAACAAGAAATGGGCTGGTGTAAACAAACCAGTCAGAACATGGATGCTCTTGTGCAGCAGCACGCCCGCAACGTCACGGCAATCCAAGAGAAATACGAAGCATCTTTGCAAGAGGAGCGCCTGAACTTCACGCAAATGGTGGCCACCCTCCAAAAGGAGAATCAAACGCTGAAGAGTGAGATCAGCAAACGTGTGAACCAGCTCTCCCAGCAGCAGGAGCAAGCGACACTCCTGGAGCAGCGTTTTCAGAAGGAGGCAGAAGAAATGAAGCAGAGGCATAAAAAAGAGCTGAGCCAAGCGGAGCAAGGCCGGGCCTCGACGGAACTGGCCCTCATGGAGACGGCAGTAGACAGTCAAAAGAAGCTGGAGGTTCTCCTGGGAGACATGGACTCTATGGAGGAGCAGCATGAGAGTGACGTGAGGAAGC is part of the Acanthochromis polyacanthus isolate Apoly-LR-REF ecotype Palm Island chromosome 19, KAUST_Apoly_ChrSc, whole genome shotgun sequence genome and encodes:
- the si:ch73-103b11.2 gene encoding myosin-10 isoform X7 produces the protein MDTSSSNEPSVNTVLTQRQGRSERRYLTSKHEMSLDSAKDRSAPDVSSSSFANLRRAKSLDRRVTESSMTPDLLNFKKGWMTKLYDDGMWKKHWFVLTDQSLRYYKDSIAEEASEMDGEIDLSTCYDVKEFPVQRNYGFQILCKEGVCTLSAMTSGIRRNWIQAIMKNVRPTIAPDVTRKNISLKLSVLKPRSIPDEKIKSHVMLEPCLQPAPEPNAGPEVNKSDVHRQPGSAPASEPRKSRVRERRREGRSKTYDWSEFKMEQTEKPVKERAGTIDLSSSFSTTSSYCSPSSSPSSLASSPVSTSSIQTSSVSGAHPPSATEEAEKENVRRGVPPHSATSATHMPNTVTVTVISTLNATPSVQPSTPESPEQGKMEVDHPAAMSSEREDKKGNRSPDVQVEIEQRWHQVETTPLREEKQVPITTALGNSSNSDRLPAHELAALLDKELGQKQKELDRLQKQNNLLKEQLEDALGREQSAREGYVLQSATPPSSSPRKVPWQHLHELNQDLQGELESQKRKQDIAQQQIRSLKRSYTEAQDAVDRHENDIQALQAKLASAMAEILASEQAVARMRNELKLEQERSKEQEVEYSHGEATLRSQLKDSEDRLREVEANLLERNQALRHLEQQQALQRDHMREIQRLQEKLQEVTARLNATEEGQALKEERLRKEQSSMQESYERERQNLCRRLAETETAQKETEDRLLEAEQQVEALLRGRRASGGKECREEMLKLQEQLAQKTNLVESLRESVRRLEEEKGHLTCRCQELLNQIAEADREVNKLRNRLETEEADYSTLEHSYERATQEFQKMSQFLREKEEEIRQTKEMYERLVERKEEDLKEALIKMTALGNSLEETEQKLQAKEDLLCQMSQSLLDKVEPCTAEKELKAKLVVAEDRIAELEQHLNALQLGYADLRMERQQIPEQTKKGRVKTSFSLSSTTKQSLSIDNTAKTESSPDDKESQAKRPRIRFSNIQCQKYISLEGLDSSQVSSSFVDAGQKDKQDTNEDIEGNPPSDMSFTHSSDPEKFISIIHALETKLLATEDKLRNLTQNLEVQRSNQAEDISEIDLKMTDKTESSDGSGIQSSSAIKHYTEALVCVENSREKVRTILSGSHETTDSQLHSLSEIENDLFNASLHIRQGQKTLEEQSTAVQQNQTPETTDKDATHLFAKTLSFEAVVLNKMALLIQTSKSDLLQALAEIWEGIEHIKRSDKDCLAIVYADVLTRKLILESAFWKELEKAETDVAKSKEGSVVADVDVDASLVFNTVIKAELVYSIQNLKVCYEEKFKILKRELTEAHSNLHQREVALKAIIEASKSPDLKAVIKEVKNNFGFSKQKLADIRPPELAPYMEQIETEEARNLAEEIVDRQLAAEMPSCGVDSVQSLQNAHENLANELQRQAAILHQYAQEIESGGNHPGLSKMIHALLGHQTSQNLTSTSLCMREALIQAQVAYVACRLRAMYEQEMGWCKQTSQNMDALVQQHARNVTAIQEKYEASLQEERLNFTQMVATLQKENQTLKSEISKRVNQLSQQQEQATLLEQRFQKEAEEMKQRHKKELSQAEQGRASTELALMETAVDSQKKLEVLLGDMDSMEEQHESDVRKLEEQFEQKIYELQHIHREEIEKLHSQYVENVECLKEWDKKAFKGSPSPACDEAATPMEEEEQGKGEEAQKMSEVDSMVLLKDRIQELETQMNSMRDELENKHLEGDVASLREKYQRDFESLKATCERGFAAMEETHQKVIEDLQRQHQREISKLMEERERLLAEETAATIAAIEAMKNAHKEELEKTQRSQLSGLNSDIDELRLQYEEELQSIQRELEVLSEQYSQKCLENAHLAQALEAERQALRQCQRENQELNAHNQELNNRLTAEITRMRSCFSGETALSPLTKGKDVYELEVLLRIKESEIQYLKQEIHSLKDELQSALRDKKYATDKYKDIYTELSIVKAKADCDISKLKEKLLIATEALGERTVDGTVTSGYDIMKSKSNPDFMKKEQSSSSKQSRGLRSKSLKEGLTVQERMKLFEAKDSRKI